From one bacterium genomic stretch:
- a CDS encoding helix-turn-helix transcriptional regulator: MDTREESGRRIAAIRKALDLTQREVCDRVPGLTNTRLSNWEKGLRMISVDEAKRLAAALKTSAGYLLTIDDDPGDPRLQSLVAKYKLLDERGKQALHRVAEAECDYIIGDSQKDERAA, translated from the coding sequence ATGGACACCCGAGAAGAATCCGGGCGGCGCATTGCCGCCATTCGAAAAGCCCTCGACCTGACCCAGCGCGAGGTCTGCGACCGCGTGCCCGGCCTGACCAACACCCGCTTGTCGAACTGGGAAAAAGGCCTGCGCATGATTTCCGTTGATGAAGCCAAGCGCCTGGCCGCTGCCCTGAAAACTTCGGCCGGCTACCTCCTCACCATCGACGATGACCCGGGAGATCCGCGGCTGCAGTCACTGGTTGCCAAGTACAAGCTGCTCGATGAGCGCGGCAAGCAGGCCCTGCATCGCGTTGCGGAGGCTGAATGCGATTACATAATCGGCGATAGTCAAAAAGACGAAAGAGCCGCCTGA